Genomic DNA from bacterium:
TTCTGGACACATACATAATGATTAAATAATAGCATATTAATTAAATTTTGTCAAGCATTTTTTAAAAAAAATAATAAAATTTTTTAATAATACTCGTATGCACACTTTTAAGGTCTAAAATTTGCCTCTCCCCTTGATTATTAAAAGGTTATCCCTTCTTTATAGGCTCTTTTTGAGGGGAAGTTCCGTTGCAAAGCAGAGAATGCGGCTTGTTGTTCTGCCTCTTTTTTACTTCTACCTCTTCCAATTCCCCATGTTTTACCTTTTACCATAACCGCTATTTCAAAAATCCGATTATGGTCAGGACCTTTTCTACTAATTACTTTATAAAGAGGCAGGATTTTAAATCTCTTTTGAGTAAATTCCTGGAAATCACTTTTATAATCTTGAACATGAACATTATCGCTAATTTTTTCAATTTCTTCCTCAAGTTGTGATAGGATAAAAGTCCGTGCTGGTTCCAATCCTGAATCTAAATAAATCGCTCCAATAACTGCCTCATAGGTATCAGCTAAAATAGAATGTCTATTTCTACCCCCGGTCATCTCTTCACCTTTACCCAGAAGTAGATATTTACCCAATTCTAAATGTTTAGCACACTTGGTCAATATAGGTGTGCTGACGACTTTAGCTCTAATCTTGGCTAAATCCCCTTCCATATAATCAGGATATTTAAAATAGATATACTCACTGACTACAAGTCCTAAAACTACATCTCCTAAAAATTCCATCCGTTCATTTTGAAGGGTGCCATTATTTCTTTCTAATTCATAGGCGTAAGATGTATGAGTTAATGATTGATTAAAAATCTGGAGGTTTTTAAATTCTACACCCATTATCTCTTGTAATTTTTTAAGTTCTTGAATTCTATTTTCATCCATTAATTTTTATACCTCTTAACTATTAAACTCACATTATGACCTCCAAAGCCAAGAGAATTAGATAAGGCGATATCGATATTTTGAATTCTGGCTTGGTTTGGGACATAATCTAAATCACATTCTGGGTCTTTATATTCATAATTTATCGTTGGTGGGATAACTCCTCTTTCAATAGTTAAACAGCAGATAATAAATTCTACTGCTCCGGCAGCACCTAACATATGGCCGGTCATAGATTTGGTCGAACTAACAGGAACAGAATAGGCATAGTCACCAAAAACGGACTTAATGGCTTGTGTTTCACATTTGTCATTTAATGATGTAGAGGTGCCGTGTGCGTTTATGTAATCTATTTGTTGTGAGGTTAAGTTAGCATTTTGCAATGTTCGTTGCATTGCTTTTGCTGCCCCTTTTCCTTCAGGAGCAGGAGAAGTAATATGGTAGGCATCACCCGTCATCCCATAGCCAATAATTTCAGCGTAAATATGTGCATTTCTTGCTTGAGCATGTTGTAAGGATTCTAAAATAATTATGCCCGCTCCTTCAGCCATAACAAATCCATCGCGCAGTTTATCAAAAGGTCGAGAGGCTCTTTCAGGGTCATCATTTCGAGTAGATAGTGCTCTTGCCGAACTAAAACCCGCTAATCCTAAAGGGGTGACAGCCGCTTCTGCACCACCAGTTATCATAACTTCTGCTTCACCCCTTTCTATAATTCTATAGGCATCACCAATAGCATGAGCACCACTGGCGCATGCAGTTACAACTGCAGAATTAGGGCCTGTTGCTCCATATCTTATCGCTACTTTGCCTGAGGCAATGTCTATAATTAACATTGGAATAAGAAATGGTGTTACCCTTCTGGGACCTTTTGCTAATAAAACCTTATGTTCGTTTTCAATAGTTGCCAGCCCACCAATACCCGAACCGATATAAACCCCTATGCAGTCAGGATTTTCATTACCAGGTAAATCTATTTTGGCGTCCTCAACAGCTAATTTAGTGGCGGCAATAGCAAATTGCGCAAATCTATCCGTATGCCTTATATCCTTTTTCTCCATATACAGATTTGGGTCAAAATCTGTTACCTCACCGGCAATCTGACACTCATAATCCTCAACAGGAAATAAAGTTATTCGTCTAACTCCATTTTTCCCGGCGACGACATTGTTCCAGAATTCCTCTTTCCCAATTCCAATAGGTGTAAGCACACCCATTCCTGTTACTACAACTCGATTTTTAATATACGACTCCATTAAGCCCGCTCCTCAATGTAAGTTACTGCATCCCCAATAGTAAGGATTTTCTCAGCGTCTTCATCTGGAATCTCTATACCAAATTCCTCTTCAAAAGCCATTACCAACTCTACTGTATCCAGAGAATCTGCGCCTAAATCATCCACAAAGGATACTTCTGAAGTTACTTGTTCTTCATTTACTCCTAATTGGTCGATAATGATTTGTTTTACTCGTTCAAAAACTCCTTCTGCCATTTTATTTCATTCACCTCCTTTAATTTGGTAATTGGTAACTGGTGAATAGTAATTAGTTACCAATTACCAGTTTATAAGTTAATCTTCTTTCGTAAGATTGCTAAGTCTTTCAATAAACACTGTTGCATTCTTCAAAGCCTCTTTTACAACAGGTGTCGAGCGTAGTGTCCCACGATGACTTACTCAATATCTCCTTAGCATTTTCTATAAATCTCATTGCTTCTTTTCTCTTCATAATGACTTTCCTCATTATTTATAATCAGACAGAAATCAGATATCAGATTTTAAAGGATATATCTTAAATATCTGTCCTCTGTCTTATGTATTTCAATTGATGCCCCAATAATTTTTCTGTTATCTGATTTATTTCCATGTTTTCTCTGTTCCTCTGCGCCTCTGCGGTGAAGAGTTACAATTTCTCTTGCATTTTGTAAATATTTTAAAGATTCTCTTTCCATACCTTTTGCCCTCTAACTTCTGTTTTCTATCCTACATTGCCATCCCACCGTCAACTACAATCACCTGACCGGTGATATAAGACGCAGATGGTGAGACTAAAAATCCAACTGCATTAGCAATATCTTCAGGCTTACCATATCTTGCCAGTGGTATGTGTTCTAAATATTGTTTTTTTACCTCATCGGACAATTTAGAAGTCATTTCAGTTTCTATAAATCCTGGGGCTACCGCATTAACATTTA
This window encodes:
- the rnc gene encoding ribonuclease III; its protein translation is MDENRIQELKKLQEIMGVEFKNLQIFNQSLTHTSYAYELERNNGTLQNERMEFLGDVVLGLVVSEYIYFKYPDYMEGDLAKIRAKVVSTPILTKCAKHLELGKYLLLGKGEEMTGGRNRHSILADTYEAVIGAIYLDSGLEPARTFILSQLEEEIEKISDNVHVQDYKSDFQEFTQKRFKILPLYKVISRKGPDHNRIFEIAVMVKGKTWGIGRGRSKKEAEQQAAFSALQRNFPSKRAYKEGITF
- a CDS encoding acyl carrier protein encodes the protein MAEGVFERVKQIIIDQLGVNEEQVTSEVSFVDDLGADSLDTVELVMAFEEEFGIEIPDEDAEKILTIGDAVTYIEERA
- the fabF gene encoding beta-ketoacyl-ACP synthase II, with translation MKNRVVVTGMGVLTPIGIGKEEFWNNVVAGKNGVRRITLFPVEDYECQIAGEVTDFDPNLYMEKKDIRHTDRFAQFAIAATKLAVEDAKIDLPGNENPDCIGVYIGSGIGGLATIENEHKVLLAKGPRRVTPFLIPMLIIDIASGKVAIRYGATGPNSAVVTACASGAHAIGDAYRIIERGEAEVMITGGAEAAVTPLGLAGFSSARALSTRNDDPERASRPFDKLRDGFVMAEGAGIIILESLQHAQARNAHIYAEIIGYGMTGDAYHITSPAPEGKGAAKAMQRTLQNANLTSQQIDYINAHGTSTSLNDKCETQAIKSVFGDYAYSVPVSSTKSMTGHMLGAAGAVEFIICCLTIERGVIPPTINYEYKDPECDLDYVPNQARIQNIDIALSNSLGFGGHNVSLIVKRYKN